A window from Triticum aestivum cultivar Chinese Spring chromosome 6D, IWGSC CS RefSeq v2.1, whole genome shotgun sequence encodes these proteins:
- the LOC123144484 gene encoding transcription factor MYB3R-2, giving the protein MSRIGDLMPRERSVNSTSHSRKADGDSANVSGTPHDTAKHCHDEELGNIGGQLCKNDGHSFKESCSITNSEVLTRVKWSEEENKVLTQMINKHGLKNWQTVAHAIPGRSAPQCRQRWRYKIDSAINKEAWSEQEELRLIRAHQIYGTKWREMVKHFPGRTNGAIKEYWRGPMKRKLNSYLSSGLLEQFPDILENLSGTQNNSLDILKGTKVSDILNDTEGSSERNEMSSAVPRISISEVGFTEVGENADVPGGESADFIYARVASAKAPENIIARSEQHAKTRRKLDLLSSPVELKSSSHEVNSQRPLQQREQMSPAVGGVSPSNGCHDVLPKILSECAKPVLSPTGSYQPSDVHSAGTSDPCSLELDISDLMEMSYFDNLLIFPPGSPHDGNSL; this is encoded by the exons ATGTCACGGATCGGAGATTTGATGCCGAGGGAGCG GTCTGTCAATTCAACAAGTCACTCAAGGAAGGCTGATGGGGATTCTGCGAATGTG AGTGGTACACCACATGACACTGCCAAACATTGCCACGATGAAGAGTTGGGAAACATAG GAGGACAACTTTGCAAGAATGATGGCCACTCCTTCAAGGAGAGCTGCAGTATCACAAATTCTGAAGTCCTCACCAGAGTGAAATGGTCAGAAGAGGAAA ATAAGGTGCTCACTCAAATGATCAACAAACATGGGCTGAAAAACTGGCAAACGGTCGCACATGCTATACCTGGCCGAAGTGCACCGCAATGCCGACAAAG GTGGAGATACAAAATAGACTCTGCAATAAACAAGGAGGCGTGGTCGGAACAAGAGGAGTTGAGACTGATTCGTGCTCATCAAATCTATGGAACTAAATGGCGTGAAATGGTCAAACATTTTCCTGGGAG GACGAATGGTGCAATCAAAGAATACTGGAGGGGTCCTATGAAAAGAAAATTGAATTCATATTTATCGTCAGGTTTGCTTGAACAATTTCCAGACATTCTGGAAAACCTGTCAGGCACACAGAATAATAGTTTGGATATTCTGAAGGGGACTAAAGTTTCTGATATTCTGAATGACACTGAAGGTTCGTCTGAGAGAAATGAAATGTCGTCAGCTGTACCAAGAATTTCCATATCTGAAGTAGGCTTCACAGAAGTAGGTGAAAATGCTGATGTACCAGGGGGAGAAAGTGCAGATTTCATATATGCTAGAGTGGCATCAGCCAAAGCCCCTGAAAACATAATCGCAAGATCTGAGCAGCATGCGAAAACCAGGAGGAAGTTGGATTTATTGTCAAGCCCAGTGGAACTCAAGTCATCCAGTCATGAAGTAAATTCTCAAAGGCCTCTACAGCAAAGGGAACAAATGAGTCCAGCTGTTGGTGGTGTGTCTCCATCAAATGGATGCCATGATGTTTTGCCAAAAATCCTATCAGAATGTGCAAAGCCGGTTTTATCACCAACTGGTAGCTACCAGCCCAGTGATGTTCATTCTGCGGGAACCTCAGATCCATGTTCATTAGAGTTAGACATATCAGATCTTATGGAAATGTCATACTTTGATAACTTGTTGATCTTTCCGCCTGGTTCTCCACATGATGGTAACTCATTATAA